Proteins from a genomic interval of Sphingobacterium sp. SYP-B4668:
- a CDS encoding M16 family metallopeptidase, giving the protein MIKFEKFILDNGLRVLVHEDHHTAMACVNMLYDVGARDESPDQTGFAHLFEHLMFGGSVHIPSYDTPLQQVGGENNAFTSNDITNYYITLPAVNLETAFWLESDRMLSLAFSDQSLEVQRQVVIEEFKQRYLNQPYGDVWLKLRPLAYREHPYKWATIGKELAHIEEAKMEDVKAFFKKHYNPQHAIMVVTGNVTFNQVRDLAQKWFADIPAGEKYQRNLPTEPLQTEARRLEVDADVPVDAIHIAFHGPSRMHPDYQAMDLISDVLSRGASSRLYRRLVKEKKIFSEINAYVTGSIDGNLFIIEGKPSSGISAKDGEEAIWMELDILKHQEVSEEELEKVKNKIESTLVFAELSILDKAMNLAYYELLGDAHGYNSEIDKYLAVRPENIQSQASQIFRPENSSTLIYHAKSK; this is encoded by the coding sequence ATGATCAAATTTGAGAAATTTATATTAGACAACGGTCTTCGTGTACTGGTCCACGAAGACCATCATACCGCCATGGCCTGTGTAAACATGCTGTATGACGTAGGTGCGCGAGATGAATCTCCCGATCAAACCGGCTTTGCTCATCTATTCGAGCACCTTATGTTCGGAGGGTCGGTCCATATCCCCAGTTATGACACTCCGCTACAACAAGTTGGTGGCGAGAACAACGCTTTTACCTCAAATGATATTACCAACTACTACATCACTCTTCCTGCTGTTAATCTAGAGACTGCTTTTTGGCTAGAGTCTGATCGTATGTTAAGCCTCGCATTTTCGGATCAAAGTTTAGAAGTTCAACGACAAGTCGTTATAGAAGAGTTTAAACAACGCTACTTGAACCAGCCCTATGGAGATGTATGGCTTAAATTGCGTCCATTAGCTTATCGAGAGCACCCCTACAAATGGGCGACTATTGGCAAAGAACTCGCGCATATTGAAGAGGCTAAAATGGAGGATGTCAAAGCATTTTTCAAGAAACATTATAATCCACAGCATGCCATCATGGTTGTCACTGGAAATGTGACGTTCAACCAAGTACGTGATTTAGCGCAGAAATGGTTTGCTGATATCCCAGCAGGGGAGAAGTATCAACGTAATCTCCCTACTGAGCCGTTGCAGACAGAAGCTCGAAGACTTGAGGTAGACGCAGATGTGCCTGTGGATGCTATACATATCGCGTTTCACGGTCCTTCAAGAATGCACCCGGACTATCAGGCTATGGACTTAATATCTGATGTGCTTTCTCGAGGAGCTTCCTCACGACTATACCGTCGATTAGTTAAAGAGAAGAAAATTTTCAGTGAGATCAATGCATACGTCACAGGTAGTATTGATGGCAATTTATTTATCATAGAAGGGAAGCCAAGTAGTGGTATCTCTGCTAAAGATGGTGAAGAAGCTATATGGATGGAACTAGATATACTTAAGCATCAAGAAGTATCCGAAGAGGAATTGGAGAAAGTGAAGAATAAAATTGAGTCGACATTGGTTTTTGCAGAGCTTTCCATATTGGACAAAGCAATGAACCTCGCATATTACGAGCTTTTAGGTGATGCCCATGGGTATAACTCCGAGATTGATAAATACCTAGCCGTCCGCCCTGAAAATATCCAGAGTCAGGCCTCGCAAATCTTTAGACCAGAAAACTCCTCCACACTTATCTATCATGCAAAATCAAAATAA
- the hemF gene encoding oxygen-dependent coproporphyrinogen oxidase, with protein sequence MTRDHITDTYKKIQDEITQALERLDGKAKFQEEIWEREGGGGGRTRIIQGGNLLEKGGVNFSAVHGTLPAPIKKAFGVDEDQFFATGVSIVLHPNHPLVPIIHMNIRYFELNEQLRWFGGGIDLTPHYVYPQDATYFHQALKDTCDKYHPNFYGEFKAWADRYFYIKHRDETRGIGGIFYDRLTPEKTGLSYEEIFDFSCDLGRTFAPVYIELANRHRDELFTQAQKDWQLIRRGRYVEFNLVYDAGTKFGLETNGRIESILMSLPSQANWAYDYKAIPGSAEEKTLSLLKQGIDWV encoded by the coding sequence ATGACAAGAGACCACATAACAGATACATATAAGAAGATACAAGACGAAATCACTCAAGCATTGGAACGATTGGATGGAAAAGCCAAATTCCAAGAGGAGATATGGGAACGAGAAGGTGGCGGAGGAGGGCGCACACGCATTATACAGGGAGGCAACCTTCTGGAAAAAGGCGGAGTCAATTTTTCTGCTGTCCATGGCACATTACCCGCTCCTATAAAGAAAGCTTTCGGTGTAGATGAAGATCAGTTTTTTGCGACGGGTGTTTCTATCGTTCTACATCCCAATCATCCTTTGGTTCCGATCATCCATATGAATATCCGTTATTTTGAACTGAACGAACAACTTCGATGGTTCGGTGGCGGGATAGATCTAACTCCACATTATGTATACCCACAAGATGCAACCTACTTTCATCAAGCCCTTAAGGATACTTGCGATAAATACCATCCAAATTTTTATGGCGAATTTAAAGCTTGGGCAGATCGCTATTTCTACATTAAACATCGTGATGAAACGCGAGGGATAGGGGGCATTTTCTATGATAGGCTCACTCCCGAGAAAACGGGGCTTTCCTACGAAGAGATTTTTGACTTTTCCTGTGATTTGGGACGTACATTTGCGCCAGTCTATATTGAACTTGCTAATAGACATCGCGATGAACTTTTCACCCAAGCGCAAAAAGATTGGCAACTCATTCGTCGCGGCAGGTATGTTGAGTTCAATTTGGTGTATGATGCAGGTACCAAGTTTGGATTGGAGACAAATGGCCGAATAGAGTCTATACTCATGAGCCTTCCTTCGCAAGCAAATTGGGCGTACGATTACAAGGCAATCCCTGGATCGGCAGAAGAAAAGACACTATCCTTGCTAAAGCAAGGAATTGACTGGGTTTAA
- a CDS encoding gluconate 2-dehydrogenase subunit 3 family protein: MNRRDSLKALGLMAAGSGLLASACKQDKTGANQVVDGDEVKKLPGVQEFEHERNKKLYEEKFFDEHEMATIAVLADIIIPKDDISGSATDAGVPDFIEFIVKDLPDNKLPMRGGLKWLDVHAQKTYGKVFIKCKDNEKLSIVDEIAYPVKAKPEMQQGVAFFSLMRNLTSSGFFTSQIGVKDIGYAGNIPGVWKGVPEDVLKQHGFSDNI, encoded by the coding sequence ATGAATAGGAGAGATTCACTAAAAGCCCTCGGGCTTATGGCCGCGGGTTCAGGGTTGTTGGCCAGCGCGTGCAAACAAGATAAGACAGGAGCCAATCAGGTTGTTGATGGAGATGAGGTCAAAAAGCTTCCTGGAGTGCAGGAGTTTGAGCATGAACGTAATAAGAAGTTGTATGAAGAAAAGTTCTTTGATGAACATGAAATGGCTACGATAGCTGTATTAGCCGACATTATTATCCCAAAAGACGACATATCGGGCAGTGCTACTGATGCTGGAGTGCCTGATTTTATAGAATTTATAGTCAAGGATTTACCAGACAATAAGCTCCCCATGCGCGGAGGATTGAAATGGTTGGATGTCCATGCACAGAAAACTTATGGTAAGGTGTTTATTAAGTGCAAGGACAATGAAAAACTTTCGATTGTAGATGAAATTGCCTACCCAGTAAAAGCCAAGCCGGAGATGCAACAAGGAGTAGCGTTCTTTTCTTTGATGCGTAATCTAACGTCTTCAGGATTTTTCACGAGCCAAATAGGAGTGAAGGATATAGGGTACGCGGGTAATATACCTGGTGTCTGGAAAGGGGTTCCAGAAGATGTCTTAAAGCAACATGGGTTTTCGGACAATATTTAA
- a CDS encoding exonuclease domain-containing protein gives MKGNTYAIVDIETTGGHADKGGITEIAIYVHDGVRIIDSYQTLINPECDIPYHIQVLTGITPEMVADAPRFEDVGEQIFKLLEGKIFVAHNVNFDYSFVHAQFKKIGYTWKAPKLCTVRLSRGIFKGYASYSLGRICQSLDIPLTDRHRAAGDAKATVLLFEKILNANGKGLIDSFLQPHAKEQLLPTHIERSVFEELPADVGIYIFRNNKGQIIYVGKAINIRKRVLSHFTGNNTTAKRQLFVNEIHDIEAILSGTELMALLMEYNLIKKHWPVHNRALKQYEPKIGILSYEDMKGYQRLAVTKVAKGVRCILYFERPYEANQMLLSLIDEYGLDPLLCNFYSPSGAQRGDRNLPVESHELPTQALYNVKVYLAIRSLGENKRSYVIVDKGRTDEEQSYIYVKDNNLYAMGFIDGYQDIQSIEDMIGSKDLCTSNYYVMQLIRQYLESNPQKVTDIPSLSTIMENRKEG, from the coding sequence ATGAAGGGTAATACCTACGCCATAGTAGATATTGAGACTACTGGAGGTCATGCGGACAAAGGTGGTATCACAGAGATTGCTATTTATGTCCACGATGGTGTTCGTATCATAGATAGTTATCAGACGTTGATAAACCCGGAGTGCGATATTCCATATCATATCCAGGTATTGACAGGCATTACCCCTGAAATGGTAGCGGATGCTCCTCGCTTTGAAGATGTGGGTGAGCAAATTTTCAAGCTACTGGAAGGGAAAATTTTCGTTGCGCACAATGTAAATTTTGATTATTCATTTGTACACGCTCAGTTCAAAAAAATAGGATATACCTGGAAAGCTCCCAAACTGTGTACCGTGAGGTTGTCCCGTGGTATTTTCAAAGGCTATGCATCTTATAGCCTAGGGCGGATTTGTCAAAGTTTGGATATTCCTTTGACAGATCGCCATCGTGCCGCCGGTGATGCTAAAGCGACAGTATTGCTATTTGAAAAGATACTAAATGCAAATGGAAAGGGACTGATTGATTCGTTTCTTCAACCACACGCTAAGGAGCAGTTGTTACCTACTCACATCGAAAGGTCTGTATTTGAAGAATTACCTGCTGATGTGGGCATTTATATATTTCGCAACAATAAGGGGCAAATTATTTACGTAGGCAAAGCAATCAATATTAGAAAACGTGTACTGAGTCACTTCACGGGTAATAATACGACTGCCAAACGGCAGTTATTTGTAAACGAAATCCACGACATCGAGGCTATACTTTCTGGAACCGAATTGATGGCGTTGTTGATGGAATATAACCTGATTAAGAAGCACTGGCCTGTACATAACCGCGCACTTAAACAGTATGAGCCCAAAATCGGGATTTTGTCATACGAAGATATGAAAGGATACCAACGGCTGGCGGTGACTAAAGTTGCCAAGGGAGTGCGTTGCATCCTCTATTTTGAACGTCCATATGAAGCTAATCAAATGTTGTTGAGTTTGATAGATGAATACGGCTTGGATCCACTTCTGTGTAACTTCTATTCGCCGTCTGGGGCACAAAGAGGCGACCGAAATCTTCCAGTAGAATCGCACGAACTTCCGACCCAAGCGTTGTATAATGTCAAGGTGTATTTAGCCATACGATCATTGGGCGAAAATAAGAGAAGCTATGTTATCGTCGATAAGGGACGAACAGATGAAGAACAAAGTTACATCTATGTTAAGGACAATAATCTATATGCGATGGGGTTTATTGATGGATATCAGGATATTCAATCTATTGAGGACATGATTGGCTCAAAGGATTTGTGTACGAGCAACTATTATGTGATGCAGTTGATACGTCAATATTTAGAAAGTAATCCTCAGAAAGTGACAGATATACCATCACTATCTACCATAATGGAAAATAGAAAGGAGGGATAA
- a CDS encoding GMC family oxidoreductase — protein sequence MNDYQIKESPDVYDAIVVGSGAGGGMAGYVLAHAGLKVLMLEAGPYFDPAKDALQLRWPWESPRRGASTTRPFGDFDAAFGGWQLEGEPYTKVAGTEFEWFRARMLGGRTNHWGRISLRMGPDDFKPTDGVTDEWPITYDEVKPYYDRIDRMIGIYGTVEGIRNEPDGVFLKPPKPRLNELYITKGARKAGVTVIPGRGSVLTEALPGVEGRSVCFYCGQCGRSCKVYGDFSSSSCLVFPAMKTGNLTVVDNAMVREVLTNDEGQAIGVSYVNTQDLQEYSVKGKTVILGASACESARIMLNSKSKSHPGGVGNSSGLVGKYLHDSTGASLSGYLPQLLDRKRYNEDGVGSVHIYSPWWLDNKKLSFPRGYHIEYGGGMHMPSYGFLNWVPNVNDTTPGPDGNAKEKGGYGQSLKQDYRRFYGANVGMAGRGTALARKENYCEIDPNKVDKFGIPVLRFNYKWANEEVAQAKHMQETFQSIMHEMGAVITSNIPGADTLYGLEAPGKIIHEGGTTRMGNDPKTSVLNKWGQAHDCKNLFVVDAGPFVQQGDKNLTWTILALSMRTAEYILEQKNKLNS from the coding sequence ATGAATGACTACCAAATCAAGGAGAGTCCTGATGTATACGACGCTATAGTCGTGGGTTCGGGAGCGGGAGGTGGTATGGCAGGTTATGTATTGGCACATGCAGGACTCAAGGTCCTGATGTTAGAGGCTGGTCCATATTTTGACCCCGCCAAAGATGCTTTACAGCTTAGATGGCCATGGGAATCACCACGCAGAGGTGCCTCCACTACACGCCCTTTTGGTGACTTTGACGCAGCCTTCGGTGGTTGGCAATTGGAAGGTGAACCCTATACCAAGGTAGCTGGAACGGAGTTTGAATGGTTCAGAGCGCGCATGCTCGGGGGCCGAACCAATCACTGGGGTCGGATCTCCTTACGCATGGGGCCAGATGATTTCAAACCGACTGACGGTGTTACCGATGAATGGCCAATAACTTATGATGAAGTGAAACCATATTACGACCGCATAGATCGTATGATTGGAATATACGGTACGGTCGAGGGCATCCGCAACGAACCTGACGGGGTATTTCTAAAACCACCAAAGCCTCGTCTCAATGAGTTGTATATCACAAAAGGTGCTCGAAAAGCAGGTGTGACGGTCATACCAGGCCGAGGATCTGTCTTGACCGAAGCCTTGCCCGGGGTTGAAGGACGTAGTGTGTGTTTCTACTGTGGTCAATGCGGCCGATCCTGCAAGGTTTATGGTGATTTTTCGTCGTCATCATGCCTCGTATTTCCAGCGATGAAGACTGGCAATCTTACTGTAGTGGACAACGCCATGGTACGTGAGGTTCTGACCAATGATGAAGGGCAGGCAATTGGTGTTTCTTATGTTAATACGCAGGATTTGCAAGAATATAGCGTCAAAGGAAAGACTGTCATCCTTGGAGCAAGTGCCTGTGAAAGTGCGCGCATCATGCTCAATTCAAAATCTAAATCCCACCCTGGAGGCGTTGGAAACAGTAGTGGATTAGTTGGTAAATATCTACACGACTCTACTGGTGCAAGCTTATCAGGATATCTACCGCAATTACTAGATCGCAAGCGATACAATGAAGATGGGGTAGGCAGTGTTCACATCTATTCACCTTGGTGGTTGGACAACAAGAAGCTAAGTTTCCCTAGAGGATATCACATTGAGTATGGAGGTGGTATGCACATGCCGTCTTATGGCTTTTTGAATTGGGTGCCAAATGTCAATGACACTACACCAGGTCCAGATGGAAATGCTAAAGAAAAGGGTGGCTATGGTCAATCCTTGAAGCAGGATTATCGTCGCTTCTACGGAGCAAATGTAGGTATGGCTGGTAGAGGTACTGCTTTGGCCCGTAAAGAAAACTATTGTGAAATCGATCCCAATAAAGTGGATAAGTTTGGTATTCCTGTTCTACGATTTAATTATAAGTGGGCTAACGAAGAAGTTGCACAGGCGAAACATATGCAAGAGACTTTTCAGTCTATCATGCATGAGATGGGAGCGGTTATCACGTCTAATATACCTGGGGCAGACACCTTGTACGGACTCGAAGCTCCTGGGAAAATCATTCATGAAGGAGGTACGACTAGAATGGGAAATGATCCAAAAACTTCTGTGCTCAATAAGTGGGGGCAGGCACATGATTGTAAAAATCTATTCGTTGTAGATGCTGGACCATTTGTCCAACAGGGAGATAAAAATCTTACATGGACTATTTTAGCATTATCCATGAGGACCGCAGAGTATATATTGGAACAAAAGAATAAACTAAATAGCTAA
- a CDS encoding Rieske (2Fe-2S) protein, producing MQWIEIPKSYLASPSQITLVKLPELNFCLIKNGLHWAAFATKCPHAGALLSSGWCENGRIICPHHRHAFSLDSGRGDPGQGDYLKIFPLKEEANKLYIGLEKPWWKKIF from the coding sequence ATGCAATGGATTGAGATTCCAAAAAGTTATTTAGCCAGCCCTAGTCAGATTACTTTGGTAAAACTACCTGAGTTGAACTTTTGTTTGATCAAAAATGGTCTCCATTGGGCTGCCTTTGCTACCAAGTGTCCGCATGCTGGAGCCTTGTTATCTAGTGGCTGGTGCGAAAATGGACGGATAATATGCCCCCACCATCGTCACGCTTTCTCCTTAGATAGTGGTCGCGGAGACCCTGGGCAAGGTGATTATCTAAAAATATTTCCCCTTAAAGAAGAAGCCAATAAACTTTATATAGGACTGGAAAAGCCGTGGTGGAAGAAGATTTTCTAA
- a CDS encoding NAD(P)H-dependent glycerol-3-phosphate dehydrogenase yields the protein MQYKKIGVIGSGSWATAMIKMMTDNTAEKTILWWVRKQEDRDYILAYRHNPSYLSAVEIKLSRDQISTDALSIIQKSDIIILNTPAAYLKAALRDVKPEHLRGKVIVSAIKGIVPDENLIVGEYLMKFFDVDLANIVVIGGPCHAEEVSLEKLSYLTLASKEIENAQLIAEILQNRYIKTIISADVLGVEYGAVLKNIYALAGGICHGLGFGDNFQAVLVSNAIREMETCLDVIDPQEREINASAYLGDLLVTAYSQFSRNRTFGNMIGKGYSVQSAQLEMNMVAEGYYASACIQRVIQQYQLDMPICEAVYEILYQHKSALQTVKTLADSLN from the coding sequence ATGCAATATAAGAAAATTGGTGTCATTGGGAGCGGCAGTTGGGCCACGGCAATGATTAAGATGATGACGGACAATACTGCTGAAAAAACTATTCTCTGGTGGGTCCGCAAACAGGAGGATAGGGACTATATATTAGCGTATAGGCACAATCCTAGTTATTTAAGTGCTGTAGAAATAAAATTGTCCCGCGATCAAATATCCACTGATGCTTTGAGCATCATACAGAAATCGGACATCATAATCTTAAATACTCCTGCCGCTTATTTAAAGGCTGCGCTCCGGGACGTCAAGCCTGAGCACCTAAGGGGGAAGGTCATTGTCTCCGCCATAAAAGGGATCGTTCCCGATGAAAATCTAATTGTCGGTGAATATTTGATGAAATTTTTTGATGTTGATCTTGCAAATATTGTTGTAATAGGTGGACCATGTCATGCCGAAGAGGTCTCCTTGGAAAAATTGTCGTATCTGACATTAGCTTCCAAAGAAATTGAAAATGCTCAATTAATAGCGGAAATTCTGCAAAATAGATATATAAAGACAATAATATCTGCCGACGTCTTAGGTGTTGAATATGGTGCAGTATTGAAGAATATATATGCATTAGCAGGAGGAATTTGCCATGGATTAGGCTTTGGAGATAATTTTCAAGCTGTCCTCGTGTCCAACGCGATACGAGAGATGGAGACTTGCCTAGATGTAATAGACCCGCAGGAGCGGGAGATTAATGCTTCGGCATATCTTGGCGATTTACTGGTTACGGCATATTCTCAATTTAGCCGCAATCGAACTTTCGGCAATATGATTGGTAAAGGCTACAGTGTCCAATCGGCCCAGTTGGAGATGAATATGGTTGCAGAGGGGTACTATGCGTCAGCCTGTATACAACGTGTCATACAGCAATACCAGCTGGATATGCCCATTTGTGAAGCCGTTTATGAAATACTATACCAACACAAATCCGCTTTGCAGACCGTAAAAACACTTGCAGACTCCTTAAATTAA
- the ychF gene encoding redox-regulated ATPase YchF, with amino-acid sequence MALQCGIVGLPNVGKSTLFNCLSNAKAQAANFPFCTIEPNVGVITVPDERLNKLAELVNPQRLVPNTIEIVDIAGLVKGASKGEGLGNQFLGNIRTTNAIIHVLRCFDDGNVIHVDGSVDPIRDKEIIDTELQLKDLDTVVKRIQKVEKMAKTGGDKDAKRTFEILSVVKDHLESGRSARTAPITTEDFEFIQDLALLTAKPVVYVCNVDEASVNTGNGYVDRVKEAVKDENAQVLIISAQIESEIAQLESYEERQMFLDDLGLAESGVHKLIRAAYSLLDLATYFTAGVQEVRAWTIEKGFTAPQAAGVIHTDFEKGFIRAEVIKYDDFIKYGSEAAVKEAGKLSVEGKAYVVEDGDIMHFRFNV; translated from the coding sequence ATGGCTTTACAATGCGGTATAGTCGGCCTACCAAATGTAGGAAAATCGACATTATTCAATTGCTTGTCCAACGCAAAGGCGCAGGCGGCAAATTTTCCATTTTGTACTATAGAACCGAACGTAGGTGTTATCACAGTACCTGACGAACGTCTTAATAAACTAGCTGAACTTGTGAATCCCCAACGTCTCGTCCCAAATACAATCGAGATTGTAGATATTGCAGGATTGGTAAAAGGAGCGTCTAAAGGAGAAGGTCTTGGAAATCAGTTCTTAGGCAATATCCGAACAACAAATGCGATTATTCACGTATTACGTTGCTTTGATGATGGTAATGTAATCCATGTGGATGGTTCGGTAGACCCTATTCGCGACAAAGAGATCATTGATACGGAGCTGCAGCTCAAGGATTTGGATACTGTTGTAAAACGTATTCAAAAGGTTGAAAAAATGGCCAAAACTGGCGGTGACAAGGATGCTAAACGCACATTTGAAATCCTTTCAGTAGTTAAAGATCATTTGGAATCAGGTAGATCCGCGCGTACAGCACCTATTACAACCGAAGATTTCGAGTTCATTCAAGACCTAGCCTTGTTAACTGCAAAGCCAGTCGTATACGTGTGTAATGTTGACGAGGCATCTGTCAATACTGGAAATGGATATGTAGACAGGGTTAAGGAGGCCGTAAAGGATGAGAATGCTCAAGTACTGATTATCTCTGCGCAGATCGAATCTGAAATCGCACAGCTAGAGAGCTATGAAGAGCGTCAGATGTTTTTAGATGACTTAGGCTTAGCTGAATCTGGTGTGCATAAGCTTATTCGTGCTGCATATTCTTTGCTGGACTTAGCAACGTATTTTACCGCAGGTGTACAGGAAGTGCGTGCTTGGACAATTGAAAAGGGCTTTACAGCTCCGCAAGCTGCGGGAGTGATTCATACGGATTTTGAAAAAGGCTTTATACGAGCAGAGGTTATAAAATATGACGACTTTATTAAGTATGGATCTGAAGCTGCTGTAAAAGAAGCGGGCAAGCTAAGTGTAGAAGGGAAAGCTTACGTAGTTGAAGACGGTGATATTATGCATTTCCGCTTTAACGTTTAA
- a CDS encoding M16 family metallopeptidase, translated as MQNQNNLNRSLPPQFNSIDGIQLISPVESIFENGLGLFLFDSPGQELVRLEWIFNNVFDENENPLLNTTLSAMIKEGTLDMSSAEIAEVVDYYGAYLIPEYSYDQTSITLYVLNKHIGKLLPVIKQLLTQATFPQNELDTYVRNNKQTLSISLQKNDFVARRLFYTDIFGENRYGTVPTVEQYDSITREQIIDLYTKQVQPHNCNLFISGKIDSTLMGAITTIFGEQWAATHPEISLSAPILRATDGKLIYEERKEALQSAIRLGYPIIGRSHIDFPEVQVVNTLLGGFFGSRLMRNIREEKGYTYSIGSAVASLKHGGFFTIASEVGAEFTQATLTEIDTELDKLQQELVSEEELATVKSYMLGSMLGSLESIFSHADKFKNVHYSGISLDYYDRYTQAVKSITAQRVRDIAKKYFRKENLVRVVVGKLD; from the coding sequence ATGCAAAATCAAAATAATTTAAATAGATCTTTACCTCCCCAATTCAACAGCATTGACGGTATTCAGCTCATTTCACCAGTAGAGTCTATATTCGAAAATGGTCTTGGGTTATTTTTGTTTGATAGCCCGGGACAAGAACTTGTCCGTCTAGAGTGGATATTTAACAATGTATTTGACGAAAACGAAAATCCGCTTTTGAATACAACGCTCAGCGCTATGATAAAGGAAGGAACATTGGATATGTCAAGTGCTGAAATTGCAGAGGTTGTCGATTATTATGGCGCCTACCTGATTCCGGAATACAGCTACGACCAGACAAGTATCACTTTGTATGTACTCAACAAGCATATTGGCAAGCTGCTACCGGTTATCAAGCAACTATTGACGCAGGCAACTTTTCCGCAAAACGAGTTGGATACCTACGTTCGGAATAATAAACAAACCTTAAGTATCTCGCTTCAAAAAAATGACTTTGTAGCGCGTCGATTATTCTACACCGATATATTTGGTGAAAACAGGTACGGTACCGTTCCTACTGTAGAACAGTACGATAGTATAACTCGGGAACAAATTATCGACTTGTATACTAAGCAAGTGCAACCCCACAATTGTAACCTTTTCATTTCTGGAAAAATTGATAGTACCCTGATGGGCGCAATTACTACCATTTTTGGTGAACAATGGGCCGCCACTCATCCTGAAATTAGTTTAAGCGCACCTATATTAAGGGCTACTGATGGCAAGCTGATTTACGAAGAGAGAAAAGAAGCACTACAATCCGCCATACGACTCGGCTACCCTATTATTGGGAGAAGCCATATTGATTTCCCGGAAGTACAGGTGGTGAATACACTTCTCGGCGGTTTTTTCGGATCTCGATTAATGCGGAACATACGGGAGGAAAAGGGATACACCTACAGCATAGGCTCTGCAGTAGCAAGTTTGAAGCACGGTGGTTTTTTTACGATTGCATCAGAAGTAGGGGCGGAGTTTACCCAAGCTACCTTGACCGAAATTGATACGGAGTTGGATAAACTACAGCAAGAATTAGTTTCTGAGGAAGAGCTTGCAACGGTGAAAAGCTATATGTTAGGCTCTATGCTGGGAAGTCTAGAGAGTATCTTTTCCCATGCAGATAAGTTTAAAAATGTACACTATTCGGGCATATCCCTTGATTACTACGATCGTTACACCCAGGCTGTCAAGTCAATCACAGCACAGCGTGTAAGGGATATTGCTAAAAAGTACTTTAGGAAAGAAAATCTTGTCAGAGTTGTGGTTGGTAAATTGGACTAA
- a CDS encoding SRPBCC family protein, whose protein sequence is MKILKIILLVVAILIAIPLITALFVKKDYAVEREIVINRPKDFVFDYIKLLKNQDNFSKWATMDPHMKKSYDGIDGTVGFISAWDSEQKDVGKGEQEIKKIEPGARIDFELRFIEPFESKDQAHMTTEALSDSTTRVKWGFDGHMDYPMNIMLLCMDFDKMLGGDLEIGLQNLKTQLEK, encoded by the coding sequence ATGAAAATTCTAAAAATTATCCTACTAGTGGTGGCTATACTTATTGCAATACCACTTATTACGGCTCTATTTGTGAAAAAGGACTATGCCGTTGAGAGAGAAATTGTCATTAACAGACCCAAGGACTTCGTATTTGATTACATCAAACTCCTCAAGAATCAAGACAACTTTAGTAAATGGGCCACGATGGATCCCCATATGAAAAAGAGTTATGACGGCATAGATGGGACAGTAGGTTTTATCTCGGCTTGGGATAGCGAGCAAAAAGACGTTGGCAAGGGTGAGCAGGAGATTAAGAAAATTGAACCTGGAGCACGCATTGATTTCGAATTGCGGTTTATCGAGCCTTTTGAATCCAAGGATCAGGCACATATGACGACTGAAGCGTTATCTGATTCTACTACCCGTGTCAAGTGGGGATTCGACGGGCACATGGATTATCCAATGAATATCATGCTGTTATGCATGGATTTTGACAAAATGCTTGGTGGAGATCTCGAAATTGGGTTACAAAACTTGAAAACACAGCTAGAGAAATAA